One genomic window of Medicago truncatula cultivar Jemalong A17 chromosome 1, MtrunA17r5.0-ANR, whole genome shotgun sequence includes the following:
- the LOC11445522 gene encoding lysine-specific demethylase JMJ25, giving the protein MAEEENNDIVTYIVKIKVILTVPDPDEPIPDHDHRETQPTANVGAEMVPLEDGDVAQAIGVGAETASLKDDERDDVVEVAEESVPDRGKQDMDVGPKTVVLLSTDDDGSVEADSMAAKDSDENNAAQEGEENVMKEKKRAGRKRRKTVYSLEEGEENELVSENNWEGADVEEGGFSSGCVRKRERPRKIKSLKEDYISDLEEDVKKRWKRGRKKKVIIEVSDENDEAEREEENAKTEKKKPGRKSKVSYSSEENDEDEQEGDNGKKVKIDENELISEKNLESNVLSDDNKGYSLRTFKKVKAKSIEQLKQKINKRNPKWIAEESLMCHQCQRNDKGRVVRCTKCKRKRFCIPCLNNWYPHLKEEEVAEACPVCCGNCNCKACLRSCALIKEIKTKTETNNNHEFELSKYMVKELLPYLRRLDEEQMVEKEIEAKRQGLSHSKLKVKVADYPKNKRVYCDNCKTSIFDYHRSCTECSFNICLLCCCELRCGKLLGGTDPIEFEFIFRGRDYLHGGKEERVKKNKPHSAAQPEICEWSRFGWHADSDGSIPCPKADDDCGHGFLELRSILPPNCISELVCKAKELEETVRLQDAEETFDSTCSCLKPVRNATDIHNNTRKAASREDSSDNFLYSPRALNLLRHEDLRHFQWHWSKGEPVIISNVLECTTGLSWEPLVMWRAFRQIRNTQHKTLLDVEAIDCLDWCEGNINVHQFFTGYTNGRPDWLNWPQVLKLKDWPPSNLFRESLPRHCAEFISSLPYKEYTDPFKGILNLAVKLPENVLKPDMGPKTYIAYGFAQELGRGDSVTKLHCNMSDAVNVLTHIAEVKLKSEGIAAIEKLTQKHLEQDKRELHGDNQDGETNVDMFDNSSSSINVSDEQNSVRVMENGGDSLDGALWDIFRREDVPELEEYLKKHFKEFRHVHCSPLKQVIHPIHDQTFYLTREHKRKLKEEYGIEPWTFIQKLGDAVFIPAGCPHQVRNLKSCIKVGLDFVSPENVGECFRLTEEFRKLPINHRSTKDSLEVKKMTIYAMLDVVNKLEKTKVWRNQ; this is encoded by the exons ATGGCTGAGGAAGAGAACAATGACATAGTCACGTATATAGTGAAAATCAAAGTCATACTCACCGTCCCGGACCCAGATGAACCCATTCCTGATCATGATCATCGAGAAACACAACCCACTGCCAATGTTGGCGCGGAAATGGTACCGTTGGAGGATGGTGATGTGGCACAAGCTATCGGTGTTGGAGCTGAAACGGCGTCGTTGAAGGACGATGAACGTGATGACGTGGTGGAAGTAGCTGAAGAATCTGTTCCTGATCGAGGAAAACAAGACATGGATGTTGGACCCAAAACGGTGGTGTTGTTGTCGACGGACGATGATGGTTCTGTTGAAGCTGATAGCATGGCAGCTAAGGATTCTGATGAAAACAATGCTGCACAAGAGGGTGAAGAAAATGTcatgaaagagaagaagagagctggtagaaaaagaagaaagacagtTTATAGTTTGGAAGAGGGTGAGGAAAATGAACTTGTCAGCGAAAACAATTGGGAAGGTGCTGACGTGGAAGAAGGAGGTTTTTCTTCTGGTTGTGTGAGAAAGAGGGAAAGGCCTAGGAAGATTAAATCGTTGAAGGAAGATTACATTTCAGATTTGGAGGAGGATGTGAAGAAGAGGTGGAAACGTGGTAGGAAGAAGAAGGTCATAATCGAGGTTTCTGATGAGAATGATGAAGCTGAACGAGAGGAGGAGAATGCAAAGACAGAGAAGAAGAAACCTGGTAGAAAAAGTAAGGTAAGTTATAGTTCTGAAGAAAATGACGAAGATGAACAAGAGGGAGATAATGGTAAAAAAGTTAAGATTGATGAGAATGAACTGATCAGTGAAAAGAATTTGGAAAGTAATGTTTTATCTGATGATAATAAAGGTTATTCTTTAAGGACCTTTAAAAAAGTGAAAGCTAAAAGCATTGAACAGCTGAAGCAAAAAATTAACAAACGGAATCCTAAG TGGATTGCAGAGGAGTCCTTAATGTGCCATCAATGTCAGAGAAATGACAAGGGCAGGGTTGTCAGATGCACAAAATGCAAACGGAAAAGATTTTGCATACCTTGTTTAAACAATTG GTATCCTCACTTGAAAGAGGAGGAAGTTGCCGAGGCATGTCCGGTGTGCTGTGGTAATTGCAATTGCAAAGCATGCTTGCGATCATGTGCACTTATCAAA GAAATTAAAACGAAGACAGaaaccaacaacaaccatgAGTTCGAGCTCTCCAAGTATATGGTGAAAGAACTTCTTCCATATTTAAGACGATTGGATGAAGAACAAATGGTCGAGAAGGAGATAGAAGCAAAGAGACAAG GGCTCTCACATTCTAAGCTAAAAGTAAAAGTCGCAGATTACCCTAAAAATAAGCGTGTGTACTG TGACAACTGCAAAACATCAATATTTGACTACCACAGAAGCTGTACAGAATGCTCTTTTAACATTTGTCTTCTTTGTTGTTGTGAGCTTCGTTGTGGGAAGCTTCTAGGTGGTACAGATCCAATTGAGTTTGAGTTTATCTTCCGAGGCCGTGATTATCTTCATGGTGGAAAAGAAGAgagggtaaaaaaaaataaacctcaTTCTGCTGCCCAGCCTGAGATTTGTGAGTGGTCAAGATTCGGGTGGCATGCAGATAGTGATGGTAGCATTCCCTGTCCAAAAGCCGATGATGATTGTGGTCATGGTTTCCTCGAACTGAGAAGCATACTTCCACCAAATTGCATCTCTGAGTTAGTATGTAAAGCGAAAGAACTCGAAGAAACAGTTAGGCTTCAAGATGCAGAGGAGACATTTGATAGTACGTGTTCTTGTTTGAAGCCTGTTAGGAATGCAACTGATATACACAATAACACAAGGAAGGCAGCTTCCCGTGAAGATTCCAGTGACAACTTCTTGTATTCCCCCAGAGCTTTAAATCTACTACGTCATGAGGATTTAAGACATTTTCAATGGCACTGGAGCAAAGGGGAGCCTGTAATTATCAGCAATGTACTTGAATGTACAACTGGTTTAAGCTGGGAACCGCTTGTCATGTGGCGTGCATTCCGTCAGATAAGAAATACCCAGCACAAAACACTTTTGGATGTGGAGGCAATTGATTGCTTAGATTGGTGTGAG GGAAATATTAATGTGCACCAATTCTTTACTGGGTACACAAATGGTCGCCCAGATTGGCTTAATTGGCCTCAggttttgaaattgaaagatTGGCCTCCTTCTAATTTATTTAGGGAAAGTTTGCCTCGTCATTGTGCTGAGTTCATATCTTCCTTGCCGTATAAAGAATATACAGATCCTTTCAAAGGCATTCTTAACCTTGCTGTGAAGTTGCCTGAAAATGTTCTAAAGCCAGACATGGGCCCAAAAACATATATTGCTTATGGATTTGCTCAGGAGCTTGGACGTGGTGATTCTGTGACTAAGCTCCACTGTAATATGTCTGATGCA GTAAATGTGTTGACTCATATTGCTGAAGTGAAATTGAAATCTGAGGGCATTGCTGCCATTGAGAAACTGACACAAAAGCACCTTGAGCAAGACAAGAGGGAGCTACATGGTGATAATCAAGATGGAGAGACCAACGTTGACATGTTTGataattcatcttcttccataaATGTTTCAGACGAGCAAAATAGTGTTCGAGTTATGGAAAATGGGGGTGATTCTTTAGATGGTGCTCTTTGGGATATTTTTCGGAGAGAGGATGTACCTGAATTGGAGGAATATTTAAAGAAGCATTTCAAAGAGTTCAGGCATGTCCATTGCTCTCCTTTAAAGCAG GTTATTCATCCCATCCATGACCAGACCTTTTATCTGACTCGAGAGCATAAGAGGAAACTTAAGGAGGAGTATG GAATCGAGCCTTGGACTTTTATTCAGAAGCTAGGAGATGCTGTTTTCATTCCTGCCGGTTGTCCTCACCAAGTCAGAAATCTAAAG TCATGCATCAAGGTCGGACTTGATTTTGTCTCACCTGAAAATGTTGGCGAGTGCTTCCGTTTGACTGAGGAATTCCGTAAGCTTCCGATAAACCACAGATCCACCAAGGACAGCTTGGAG GTGAAGAAAATGACTATATATGCTATGCTTGATGTGGTTAACAAATTGGAGAAAACAAAG GTTTGGAGAAACCAATGA
- the LOC112418691 gene encoding uncharacterized mitochondrial protein AtMg00310-like: protein MRAFIIPSSLCEELERIMNSFYWGSKKNGRRGINWMKWDKLTLHKSRGGLSFRDMEAFNLSMLGKQSWKLLTDSNSLLTRVLKAKYFPRMDFLDAPLGHNPSYAWRGLWSTQSLLTLGHRWKIGAGSNINVWYMPWIHNIPSHKPSTPPPPFFEDLTVN, encoded by the coding sequence ATGAGGGCATTCATCATTCCTAGTTCATTATGTGAGGAACTAGAAAGAATCATGAATTCATTTTATTGGGGATCCAAAAAGAACGGTCGTCGCGGCATCAATTGGATGAAATGGGACAAGCTCACTCTTCATAAAAGTCGTGGTGGTCTAAGCTTTCGTGACATGGAAGCTTTCAATCTCTCAATGCTCGGTAAGCAAAGTTGGAAACTCCTCACCGACTCAAATTCCTTACTTACTCGTGTCCTCAAAGCTAAATACTTCCCTAGAATGGATTTCTTGGATGCCCCTCTTGGCCATAATCCAAGCTACGCATGGAGGGGTCTTTGGAGCACTCAATCTTTACTTACCTTGGGTCATAGATGGAAGATTGGAGCTGGTTCAAACATAAATGTATGGTATATGCCTTGGATACATAACATTCCTTCACATAAACCTTCAACTCCGCCACCCCCATTTTTTGAAGACCTCACAGTCAATTAA